gtcttattatttaagaaatacatttcataaagctatagctgccatagataatGATTCCTcagatggatctgggcaaagtaaattgaaaaccttctggaaaggattcaccattctagatgccattaagaatatttgtgattcatgggaggaggtcaaaatgtcaacattaactggagtttggaagaagttgattccaaccctcatggatgactttgagggatttAATACTTCAGTGAAAGAAGTatctgcagatgtggtggaaatagcaagagaattagaagtagagcctgaagatgtgactgaattgctacaatctcatgatagAACTTTAACACatgaggaattgcttcttatggatgagcaaagaaagtggtttcttgagatggagtcTACTCCTGGAAAAGattctgtgaacattgttgaaaggaCAACAAAGGagttagaatattacataaatttagttgataaagcagcggcagggtttgagaggattgactccaattttgaaagaagttctgctgtgggtaaaatgctatcaaacagcattgcatgctacagagaaatatttcgtgaaaggaagagtcaatcaatgcagcaGACTTCGTTGttgtcttgttttaagaaattgccacagccaccccaaccttcagcagccaccaccctgatcggtgagcagccatcaacatcgaggcaagatcctccaccagcaaaaagattacgacttgctgaaggctcaaaTGATCACTAactttttttagcaataaagtattttttcaataaggtatgtatcttgtttttttagacataatgctattgcacatttaCTAGACTACAGCAtggtataaacataacttttataaaaaaaaattcatgtgacctgctttattgtggtggtctggaactgaccCTGCATTATCTCCAAAGTTTGCGTGAACCTACCTCTTCAGGTTGCTGGGTGGGTTCTGTGAAACAGTGTCAGGTTCGAGACACAGTAACTCACAGTAACGGTAGCTAGTGTTAATCTTTGAGTGTGCCAGGAGCTACAGAGCTAATGCTCTACCCTCTGCAGCTTTCAGAGAGGTTGAGAGACTTGTGCCAGGTGACAAAGCTAGTAAGGGGCTTACAGGAACCTGAGATGGTCCCACTGTCATCAGATTGTCTCCGGCATCGAAGACCCCCTCCCCCCCATAGGACCCTAGGGTCCTGACTGCTCTTTCTTTAAACACTGCACACTGGACatgcacacgcacagacacactgGAGTAAATAAAATGAACCTGCTGGTGATTGAGCCCCAAAGCCAGCAATCctgtatttctggggtcccctcccCCAATGCGTGCCATTTTCAGGCCCTTATGTGGCACTTTCACATTTTTGAATCACCATTATCTATACCTTTGATTCTGCAGTGAGGGCAGATAGGAACTGGTATTTGTGCCCatatttacaggtgaggaaacaggctcaagAAGcgtaagtgacttgcccaaggtttccCCCAGTCACCAGCAAAACTCGGGCTCCAGCCTTGCCTCTTCCCTAGGAGGACATCGGCTTGTCTTATTTCCTGATGAGGCCAGGGGAGGCCAATCGAGGTCTCCCTGTCAATGACAAGCCGCCCTGCCTGGCTTGTCTTTGTCTTAACCATCTTTGGGATCAGTGTAAATACCCTGGCCTTTGGGAAGAAGGGTCCATTTTTCAGGCCATAGAATCTTTCTTAGAGTGTCTGAGATTGGCTCAGAGTTGGGAATTCTGGACTCCAAACCTTGTTGAAGCACCAGTCCCTCTTACTCTGCCATATGAAACACGGGGGAGTAGTGACCCCTGTTTGTCCATAATGCTGAGAGGAGCtcttaacaataaaaaaagataagaaaactcaAATCTTTTGTAatcaatggcaaaaaaaaaaaaagaaagaaaaatacatgtgaGTGGAAAAACCATTGGTGCAGGTGGGTAcagaaggcaggggagggggatgcCAGCTGCTGTGGGCTGCTGCCCTTTCAAGACAGCGCTGGCCGCTATGCTGCTCACCTCTCTTGACTGCCCTCCTTTAGGGAGAACTTGTCAAAGGGGAGCCAGTCCCAAGCCTGAAGGGTTAGGACCTTGCCCAGTTGGTGGCATCATAGAAAACAGAGTCCTTAGGGCTTTGAAATGATGGGAGTTGATAAAGCTTTGCTGAAGGGAGGGGAGTTCGCTCACGGGGagttgttagtgttaggatgagcTAGGCAGTGCCACGTGGGTGCTGACCTTAACGGCGTACCCTGACCACAGCCCATCCCCAGCCACTCCAGGACTCCAGCTCtgtctctttatttctctggctTTTCTCAGGCCTGTTTGGCTCCCACAATCGGGAGGGACACTTCCCAAAGAGCACGGTCATGACCTCAGCAGTGTTACCCACAGAGATGACTCCCACATGCCCAGCAGCAATTGGTTGGCTCACTCTGATGAGGGCAGGTAGGGGCGAGGGTCTCCAGGGAATGGCAGGGTGGGCACCTGATTGTAGTGGGCCATGAGGAAGATGCCCGTAGTGCCACAGACGAAGAGTGAGAGCATGGCCAGGAAGCAGACACGATCCAGCACTCGGCCCACCAGGAACCACTCCTCGTTTCCCTGATGGAAGCAGGATGTGGGATGACCAGCAGTGGCACCAAGCCTGCCCCGGATCCCTCCGCCATCCTTGGGCTTCCAGCAGGCCTCCATTCTCCATTCCTTGGCCCTTCTTACCTACGTCGAGGCCCCAGCTGGTGGCTTCTTCCATGGTCCCCTGGCCCGAGGTCCCCCCCACTTCCTGTTCCGGGCTCCACTTTTTCCATCCCACTGCCCTGTCTTGGCCACCCCACGCATCCTTGCCCCCATCACAGGTCCAAGCCCAGGTACTTGCCCCACTGCACCCCACCCCAACACAGCTTACGCTGTCAAAGTGACTCTGCTGGTGCCGGGCGCGGGCAATGAGGTTGCAGGCTTGCACACAGGCCTGGATGGCTGGGGCGGCCTGCTTCAGGCTGCTGCAGAATTCTTGGCTCTGCCCAGTCTCTGGGCCTTTCTCTGATGTTGAGAGAGGTAAGGTTTGGGAGTAAAATGGAGGAGAAACAGGCAAAGGTCTTTCCTTAAGGGCTCCAGACCCTCTCTCCCTGACCTAGACACTTGCCCAATACTCATCTGCTGTGCCTGGCTCCCCATCTGGCTCCCTGGGGAAGAGTGTCTCCAACGTCACACCTGCTGTGCCTCACCTAGCTTCTCCAGCGCTGCCCTCGCCAGCCCGTGACACTGCCGCTGCTGGAAGAGGAGTTCACTGCGAGGCAGGCACAGGGTCACCTCCTCTCCAGCTGTGATCGACCACCCCGAGGAAGAGCCATTCTGTAGCCGGGGTGGGGCGTCCTGCACAGCCGCTGGTGCCAGGAGGCGAACGTGCATCCGCAGCAGCTGGGGCAAGAGCCGCAGGAACACCTGGAGAGAACAACAGGTGCTTCTGGGTGGCTGAGCTTGGGCAACCAGGCTGAGAATCATAAAGTGCTCATGCTGCTGGGTCCCTGGAGGCAGAACACTGGGGCAGTGACTTGGCCCTGCCACAGCTTGGCTGTTTGGTTCTGCACAGGGAGCCTGGGTCCCTAAACTTCTGTGCACGACAGAATCACCGAGGCACTTGTTACAAATACACAGACTCCTGTTCCCCACCCCCTTGCTATTCTGGCCTACGGTGCCTGGCgtgggcctgggaatctgcattagTAACAAGGGCCCCAGATGACCTCTGCAGGTGGGCTGCAGATTACACAGACTCTGGAATCAGACTACCCAGGCAGAATCCTGCTGCctccactttctagctgtgtgaccttgggcaagctacttaactgtgcctcagtttcctcatctgtaaaatggaggtgataataATACCCACTTGATAGGGGTTTTATGAAGATTGAGTaagttaatatttgcttttttcattttttttttctttggagacagggtcttgctccatcacccaggctggaatacagtgatATGATCACAGTTCTCTGTatcctcaaacccctgggctcaagtgatcctcctgcttcagcctcctgcatagctgggactacaggcgtgtaccaccacacctggctaatttttttttttatttttgtagagacagggtctcactggtgcccaggctggtctgaaactcctgggctcaagcaatcctctcatcttggtctcccaaagtgctgggattacaggtgtgagccactgcacctggccaataagttaatatttgtaatgTCCCTGGCACCTAGTAAGCACTCAGTGTTATTATTAGTCCACTTTGGCACATGCTTCAAGATACACACAGAACAGGTTTGCTGCTGAATGCGGCAGGTGAGGGATATGGCCAGGGATGGGCACAGAGGGACGCACAAGGGGCAGGAGGATGCtggagtgggcagggaggggtctTGCCTTGCGGACCCCTCGGGccatggagtgtgtgtgtggggaccGCAAGGACACGTTGAGCACCACCACAGCGTTCACGACGATAAGGATAGTCACCACCAGGAGGAAGGTCAGGTACCTgttggggtgggtgggcagggggctggggtggcCCTTAGGCACCTATACCCAGACGCCACCCCTACCCTCAGCAGCTGTTCCCCCCAGGTCCCCTGGAGTGAGGAtggtgaggtgggggagggcaggagagtggTGCCAGAAGGCCCCAAGCAGGGAGGGTAGGAGGGCGGGCTGGCCTCACTTGCTGATGAGCGGCACTGCCTGGGAGGTCTCGGGCACCTTCTTGGCCACAAGGAAGAGGAAGACGGTCTGGGCCAGGAGCACATTGATGGCGACGGTACACTTCTGGCCCCCGGCTGCCATTGACCGAGAGGCCCTCAGAGCAGGTCtccaccacccctcccccgccccacagagGAACCCCCTCACCCCAGAAGGAGCCTGCTGCCCCTGTCCTGGGTCGTGGTACCACCTTATACCCTGGGCAGGGCCTGCCCTGGCAACCCAGGTGTCCCCTGTGCTGCTGGACGGGGCACGGCTCCCCTCCCGAGGCTCCAGGTACCCTTGGCAGGAAGGAAGTAGATGAGGATGGCGACAGAGGAGATGAGCACGCAGGGGGCAATGATGTTGATGACGTAGAAGAGGGGCTTGCGCTGGATGAGCAGGTAGAACACCACCTTCTGGGGGCCCGCGGCCTCAGCCGGCGCCGCCGCGTCCAGCAGCATCTTGGCCGGCCGGTGCCGGATGGCCCACTCCCCGTTCTCTGTGGGCGGGCGTGGGGAGCGCGTGCTGGGCAGATCCCTACAGCCCACGCGAGCCTGCTGTTGGGGCGGCATGTGCCCCAAGGAGCAGCGGCAGGGGGACACCCTCCAGGGACAGAAGTGAGATGGGAGATTGGATACTTGATCCCTTCCTCCACAATGGGAGTCATTGTCACAGGGAAACTCAGCTTTCTTGGACCATTTCAAACGCTTATTTCATGGTTTactgtagttttcattttgagTTACATGGGAGGGGCATGACTTTGGCCTGGTCCCCACAGCGGGTGGGGGTTACCTGTGAAGGCCTCGGGGTCAATGAAAATCCACTCGATGGTCTGACCATCCTCCCGGCTCAGCTGCAGGTCGATCTCACTGGTGCTGTAGGTCTGGGACCTGGGGGCACCGGGGGAGAGGCTGGACGTGAGTGTGGGTGGGCCTGCCGGGAGGTCACAGAGATGGCGTCTGAGGGCAACTGTGGGCagttttgctttgaaaaatgcaGCCCCATGCTTCTGAGCTCCCCGTAAAACCCCGGTGGTGAGATTCAGGGGTGAGGGGGCTCTCTGGGGTCGGGGAAGTTTGAGTTGAAGGGCCGGGAGGCTGCAGCTCGGTGCCCTGCCTGGCCAGAAGGTCCCAGGGCCACCTGCACTCGTCCCTCCCACTGCCGCCAGGCAGCAGGGCCTGCGGTTACAATGTACATGCCTACTGGAAGATGACCCTTGGTCCGTTTATTGAGGGGCGTCTCCCTGCCAGGTTTCCTTGTAGAAAGGCTGTTCTTCTAAAATATAGGAAAACCCTCACCCAGGCCTCCCTTCCCACATTTATGTACAAGGAGGTTGACCCGGAGGCCCCCAAGGGTGCATACAGGCGCCCCCGGATCCTGGCCAGGCCTGCCCCTTGCGGACAGCCCCGCCTCCCCTGGGCCTGCAGGGTGTAGTGGTCTGGTGTGTGTGCAGGCATGCatgttgtgtgcatgtgtgtgccttcTCACCCACACACCCTAGATGTTACTTTTCCCTTTGGGGCACAGGCAGGGAAACCGAGGCAGTGAAGGAGGATGAGtgaggggcctgggctggggcttaGCAGGGAGAGCTTGGGCACCTTTAGGTGTCTTGGCCTGAGATGGGCACAGAGGCCCAGGAGAGGTGGTGCCAGGCCCCTGGCCTCTAGGTGCTGCCAGAGCTGAGGCCAGAATCCTCGagtgccccacccctgcccaggcccctctTAGGGCGGCTCCCTgaatcctcccccaccccacacagggCCTCACTGGAAGACAAGGGAGCAGTTCTGCCAGTCGAAGGGGAAGTAGGTGACTGAGATGGAGCAGGAGGAGCGGAAAATGGCAGGCGGCAGCCAGTAGATACAGCCATCAGGGGACACGAGCACATTGCAGTACAGGGCCACCTCGAAGACGCCGTCCACACTGTGCACAGGCCAGGCCACCAGGCTTAGGTGCAGATCCCGCAGCCCCAGACCAGCCCTCTGCCCCACTGCTGACTGCTCCCCACCTGGAACCGCTACATGCCCCCAGCAatctccctgccacccccacccaccctgccagGCTCCCTCGGGCCCCACCTCCTAGCCTCTTTCTCCGgctttctttaataataacaataatggtaATAACAATGACTAACGTCTGTTAAGCTCTTGCAGCATGCCAGGCCCTGAATGAAGCACTTTTCATGCCTGTCTTGTTGACCCCTGCCAGCTTCTGTAGGAGCCATCAGCGACCCCACAGGTTACAGGGAGGGGAACAGCCCACCCAGGGGGCTtagcccagggaggagggagccaggTGCAGGGTCAGAGCTGTACCCAGGGCCCTGATCCCGGCACCTGCTCTGTCTGGTCTTCCCACCGCTCTGGCGCCTGGTCTGCACCctctgctcatctttctcttttgctACAGCTGCTTTCCCTTGTCCTGCTGGGCCCGGACCCTATCTCTTTTGTCCCCCCCCCACCTGTGTCCCCCCCTCACTTGTTCTCCAGCACGATGTCTGGCCGCCACACCATGGTGGATGGCACCCTCAGCACCCACAGGCCTTCGTAGTCTTGTGGGTCCCAGCGCAGGCGATAGTCGCACCACtgctgcagggggaggggtggtTGCTCGACCTTTGCTGTCTGCACTGTGCCCCCAGGCATGGGGGGTGGTGAGCAGACaaaaggagcagggaggggcaggcagctCTAAGGAGGCCTtagggcccagggtgggggcccTGATAGAAGGAGGGTGGCAGGGTGGCCTCTTACCATCTCTATCCAGACGTTGGTGGTGAGGGCCTCCTCTCGCTCGTTCTAGGGGTGCAGAATGGAGAGCTTAGCCCCTCATGACTTGCCCTCCCCCGGGAATCAGTCCCCACAGGCTGCTGATGGGGCCAAGCAGCTCCCCCCAAACCGTGGGAGTTTTCCAGACCCCCAGTCTCTCTCCTGCAGGTCCAgaccctcctccacctccttcctGGCTGCTAGAGCTGGCCCTGTCCTTCCCCCAGCAGGTCCCAGAGGCCTGGGGCGCCTCCTCCCTCCTGCGGCTCACCAGGGAGATGAGGTTGGTGAGCGTGAGCTTCAGGCTGACGTTGACCACATCCGAGTCGCGCTCGGCAGGCCGCAGGTGGGGGTCGTAGTCACGCATCAGGTCTGCGAGCAGGCGTTCCTCCTGGTTCCGGCCCTGCGCCCCTGCAATAGACAGCCATGAGCCAGGGGCAGGAGCTTTGAGGCAGAAAGAGGACCAGGGCCATGGGAGTGTAAAGTGGAGACTGGAGATCTGGGATTGGGCAGGCCCCTATAGCCCTCCAGCCTCCCTGTCCCCCGAGGCCTTGGACCCCTGCTCTGGGCCTCCTGGGCCCTGATTCTCCTGTGTCCTACCCAGGCAGGCCAGCAGCGGCAGGAGAAGCCGCAGCCCCTGGCTCCCACGCATGGTGCCTCAGCTCTCTGCAGTGACAGGGTGTGATGATTGCTCTCCTGGTCTGGGGCAGAGAGAGATGGACTCTGGGTGTCATGTAACAGCCTGCACTCCCACCCcggcctgcccagcccagccccaccagcTGTCTGACCACAGCATTGTCAGCTGTTCCAGGACACAATGCTGGGCTCAGGTTACCTGgccaaggaggggagagggggcccGTCTGCCCCAGCAGAGACAGTCCACCCTCCAGCCCCGCTCTCAGACTCAATTGTCCCAGCCCTATGTCTGTTTTCTAGCTGGGGGGCTAAGGACACAGCTAGGGACAGCTGGGTGTGGGAGAGAAGGCAGGTCGCTGAGGAACCTGACCCAGGCTCCAGAGGGGCTGATACCCTCTCGTGCCTCCTGCTCCCTCCAGGGAGTCGGATCAGGGCAGGCGAGAAGGCTGTTGGGTCGGCAGGTTTTGTGCTTGAGCTTCTCTGTGATGTGGCTGAGGACCCCAAACCTCTCCCACCAGCCTCACATCTCCTGGGTCACTCCATGGGGCCATGACATTGAAGGTAGAGTGCCTAGGACAAAGAAGCATTATGCCCCACAGACTTTGACACCTTCACACAAATTAGGGTACCAGTTCCGGGTCCTCTCATGCCCTGAGACAGGGGACACAGACCTGGAAAGCTCTGAAGTAAGAAGGGCTGAGGAAGATCTGGAACTTGGGGCTCTTGAGACTAAGACAGCCCCTGAATAGAGTCTCCTTGGTATTTATTAAATTATCCAACAGACCGATGGAGTCCCCAGCGTGTGGCAGGCAGAGTACAAGGCCAGGGAGACCCAGGGTGAGCCTGAGCTTCCCACGGGAACTCAcaggccagggaggcaggtggaCAACCATTGAGGCTGCACCCCAGAGTTAGATGAGGGGAcgcagagggaaagggagggctgCAAATGAGCCGCACCCACATTGTGTTttgtgggggggttggggggaaaggGTGGGGCTGAGGCTGATCTGGGGGCGAGGGCCTCGCTGCCGGCTGTGGCCGAGGGCTCAGGCCTCCTGCCCTCTGGCCACCTTCTCGAAGCAGATGGGTCAGTGTGTCTCAGCGCGTGGGCAAGACAGAAATCTTGGGTTCTCAAACGTGCCACGCACCCTTGAAGCTGCCTCCCAGGACTGGAGGGAAACCCCCTCTCCCCCACGGTGAATGGTGTCAGCAGCATCTCCACGTGCGCCAGTAAACTGGAGGTCGGCCGAGGCACTCTGTCCTTGGAGACCCAAAGGGGGTTGGCTCAGAACCCAGTCCCCTGCAGCGGGCCTCAGGTCCCTCCTGTCCTGGCCAGGACTCCatggggtgcggggagggggcggTAGTGGTGCACCTGGCTCCCCCAGTCATCTCTGGCGTTGCCTCCTCTTCCGCCCAGTTACTCTGGGGTGGCTTCTCTGCCATCCGTGTATTCGGTCCTGCTCGGGCCCCCACTCTGTTTTCATTGGCACCCCACCCCCAAGCATCACCCTCATGAGCATCTCCTGGTGCGGCCCACTCTCCCTAGAGTTTCTACAGCCAATGTCTCCCCCCCTCAGAgactccctgcctcccagccttGCCCCCTGTGCCCGCCCCCAGACTCAGTTACCTCATCCTTTGTGCAGAGCAGGCTCTCTCTACCTCGAGAGTCCCCTCTGAGCCCACACTTTGCCAAAGATCACTGATGGCCTCTGTGTCAGGAAGCGATGCCAATCAGCGGACCACCCATACCCCtgttccccacccaccccaggctgaTGCTTTCCCATCTCTGACTTCCCTCCCCACAGGTGTCTGGCTGGGAAAAGGAAGACTACAGAGACTGATACCCCTCTGGGGTGAATTGTGCTGCCTCCCTATGTGTGAAGATGTGCACTCCTATCTCCTCCGGTCTCTGCCTGGGAGAGACGGCGGAGAAGCCTCCTCGGTGTTCGCAGCAGGGTGAGTCATCTGTGAGGAGTGGCAGTTTCTGGAGGGGTTAAGCGTGGAGGGACAGGGCCCGTTAAGAGAAAATCATCTGTAGACATCACTCGGTGCCTAACAGCTACTGCCCCTTTGCTACTTTCTATTATAAAGGCTGGAAGAGCCAAATACTcgtttcc
The nucleotide sequence above comes from Eulemur rufifrons isolate Redbay chromosome 1, OSU_ERuf_1, whole genome shotgun sequence. Encoded proteins:
- the CHRNG gene encoding acetylcholine receptor subunit gamma; this encodes MRGSQGLRLLLPLLACLGAQGRNQEERLLADLMRDYDPHLRPAERDSDVVNVSLKLTLTNLISLNEREEALTTNVWIEMQWCDYRLRWDPQDYEGLWVLRVPSTMVWRPDIVLENNVDGVFEVALYCNVLVSPDGCIYWLPPAIFRSSCSISVTYFPFDWQNCSLVFQSQTYSTSEIDLQLSREDGQTIEWIFIDPEAFTENGEWAIRHRPAKMLLDAAAPAEAAGPQKVVFYLLIQRKPLFYVINIIAPCVLISSVAILIYFLPAKAGGQKCTVAINVLLAQTVFLFLVAKKVPETSQAVPLISKYLTFLLVVTILIVVNAVVVLNVSLRSPHTHSMARGVRKVFLRLLPQLLRMHVRLLAPAAVQDAPPRLQNGSSSGWSITAGEEVTLCLPRSELLFQQRQCHGLARAALEKLEKGPETGQSQEFCSSLKQAAPAIQACVQACNLIARARHQQSHFDSGNEEWFLVGRVLDRVCFLAMLSLFVCGTTGIFLMAHYNQVPTLPFPGDPRPYLPSSE